In one window of Fusobacterium mortiferum ATCC 9817 DNA:
- a CDS encoding sodium-dependent transporter: MEETRELWNSRKGFIFAAVGAAIGLGNLWRFPFQAYKNGGGAFFLPYIVALFTCGVPLMILEYQLGKKVRGGSTKAFRMLGKNFEWFGWLQVMIPIVVMMFYCTIISVAVVFMIWSLGHAFGIVNWMSDPGKLMGVIAGSANGPFDFKAGISKYMLCFIFVVWFGNWIIVKKGISAGIEKCSKIFTPLLMGLMLLFMINSLRLKGAVVGLNALFTPNFEAILNPSIWVAAYAQVFFSTTLAVGVMIAYGSYIPKKWDIVNSSFITVLANASFDIISGITVFSTLGYLVNSIGVDFNSFGNGAGIAFIAFPIAISTITANTFLQGMIGFIFFFCLFIAGLSSSISMLEAFTTGALDKFKMSREKLVGIISFIGLVGSAAFSTYAGFNYILDIVDSHVGNYIIATLGLVETILVCRYYGIEKIRAEANEYSDFEIGRWFDVLLKYVTPTLLGITVVTNLIKGIKNMTVGNLVFGWGTILMMIIFATIFYKKEWENKSERD, translated from the coding sequence ATGGAAGAAACGAGAGAATTATGGAACAGTAGAAAAGGATTTATTTTTGCAGCTGTAGGTGCAGCAATAGGATTAGGAAATTTATGGAGATTTCCATTTCAAGCATATAAAAATGGTGGAGGAGCATTCTTTTTACCATATATAGTAGCACTATTTACTTGTGGAGTACCTCTTATGATATTAGAGTATCAGCTTGGTAAAAAAGTAAGAGGAGGGTCTACAAAAGCTTTTAGAATGCTAGGTAAAAATTTTGAGTGGTTTGGTTGGTTGCAAGTAATGATACCAATAGTAGTAATGATGTTTTATTGTACAATAATATCAGTTGCAGTAGTATTTATGATTTGGTCATTAGGACATGCTTTTGGTATTGTAAACTGGATGTCAGACCCTGGGAAATTAATGGGAGTAATAGCAGGAAGTGCTAATGGACCTTTTGATTTTAAAGCAGGGATAAGTAAATATATGTTATGTTTTATATTTGTAGTTTGGTTTGGTAACTGGATAATTGTAAAAAAGGGAATATCTGCAGGAATAGAAAAATGTTCAAAAATATTTACACCGCTACTTATGGGATTGATGTTATTATTTATGATAAATTCTTTAAGATTAAAAGGAGCTGTAGTAGGTCTTAATGCATTATTTACTCCTAATTTTGAAGCTATATTAAATCCAAGTATTTGGGTAGCAGCTTATGCACAAGTATTTTTTTCAACTACATTAGCAGTAGGAGTTATGATAGCTTATGGTTCATATATTCCTAAAAAATGGGATATAGTAAATAGTTCTTTTATAACAGTATTAGCTAATGCATCATTTGATATAATTTCAGGAATAACAGTATTTTCAACATTAGGATATTTAGTCAATAGTATTGGAGTAGATTTTAATTCTTTTGGTAATGGAGCTGGTATAGCATTTATAGCTTTTCCAATAGCTATATCAACAATAACAGCTAATACTTTTTTACAAGGTATGATAGGATTTATATTTTTTTTCTGTCTTTTTATTGCAGGATTATCTTCAAGTATATCTATGTTAGAAGCTTTTACAACTGGAGCATTAGATAAATTTAAAATGTCCAGAGAAAAATTAGTAGGAATAATATCTTTTATAGGTTTAGTAGGAAGTGCAGCTTTCTCTACATATGCAGGATTTAATTATATATTGGATATAGTGGATTCACATGTGGGGAACTATATAATAGCTACATTAGGATTGGTAGAAACAATTTTAGTGTGTAGATATTATGGAATAGAAAAGATAAGAGCAGAAGCGAATGAGTACTCTGATTTTGAGATAGGAAGATGGTTTGATGTTTTATTAAAATATGTAACTCCAACTCTTTTAGGAATAACAGTAGTAACTAATCTGATAAAAGGAATAAAAAATATGACAGTAGGAAATCTAGTTTTTGGTTGGGGAACTATCTTAATGATGATAATTTTTGCAACAATATTTTATAAAAAAGAGTGGGAAAATAAGTCAGAAAGAGATTAG
- a CDS encoding methionine/alanine import family NSS transporter small subunit, with product MNTSAVIMMVFGCTIVWGGLLLSIGITLKKEKDEER from the coding sequence ATGAATACAAGTGCGGTTATAATGATGGTATTTGGTTGTACAATAGTTTGGGGAGGATTGTTGCTCTCTATTGGAATAACTTTAAAGAAAGAAAAGGATGAAGAAAGGTAA
- the tyrS gene encoding tyrosine--tRNA ligase translates to MENRNVVDVLLERGYIKQFTHEDEIREALGKEKVTFYIGFDPTADSLHVGHFIAMMFMAHMQKFGHRPIALVGGGTAMIGDPSGRTDMRQMMTKETIAHNVACIKKQMEKFIDFSEGKAILENNADWLLGLNYVDFIRDIGAHFSVNRMLAAECFKQRMEAGLSFLEFNYMLMQGYDFLVLNKKHGCTMQLGGDDQWSNMIAGVELIRKKEQKQAFAMTCTLLTNSEGKKMGKTAKGALWLDAAKTSPYEFYQYWRNVADADVEKCLALLTFLPMDEVRRLGALEGAEINQAKKILAYEVTKLIHGEEEALKAQQGAEGAFGGGDMSNVPSIDFPSDKLGTELLDLLVEHKLIKSKGEGRKFVTQNGLTAADNKVTDFAMKITEDLFKDGEFVVKIGKKKIYRVVLK, encoded by the coding sequence ATGGAAAACAGAAATGTAGTAGATGTATTATTAGAGCGTGGATATATTAAACAATTCACACATGAAGATGAGATAAGAGAGGCTTTAGGAAAAGAAAAAGTAACTTTTTATATAGGATTTGATCCTACAGCAGATAGCTTACATGTAGGGCACTTTATAGCTATGATGTTTATGGCACATATGCAAAAATTTGGACACAGACCAATTGCTTTAGTTGGTGGGGGAACTGCTATGATAGGAGACCCTAGTGGTAGAACTGATATGAGACAGATGATGACTAAGGAAACAATAGCTCACAATGTAGCTTGTATCAAAAAACAGATGGAAAAATTTATAGATTTTAGTGAAGGAAAAGCAATATTAGAAAACAATGCTGATTGGTTATTAGGACTAAACTATGTTGATTTTATTAGAGATATTGGAGCACATTTCTCTGTAAATAGAATGCTTGCAGCTGAGTGTTTTAAACAAAGAATGGAAGCAGGACTATCATTCTTGGAGTTCAACTATATGCTTATGCAAGGATATGACTTCTTAGTTTTAAATAAAAAACATGGGTGTACTATGCAATTAGGTGGAGATGATCAATGGTCAAATATGATAGCAGGAGTAGAATTAATTAGAAAGAAAGAACAAAAACAAGCTTTTGCTATGACATGTACACTTCTTACAAATAGTGAAGGTAAGAAAATGGGAAAAACTGCAAAAGGAGCATTATGGTTAGATGCAGCTAAAACTAGTCCGTATGAATTCTATCAATATTGGAGAAATGTTGCAGATGCTGACGTGGAAAAATGTCTAGCACTATTAACATTCTTACCAATGGATGAAGTAAGAAGATTAGGAGCATTAGAAGGAGCAGAAATTAATCAAGCTAAGAAAATATTAGCTTATGAAGTTACAAAATTAATACATGGAGAAGAGGAAGCTTTAAAAGCTCAACAAGGAGCAGAGGGAGCTTTTGGTGGTGGAGATATGAGTAATGTACCATCGATAGATTTCCCAAGTGACAAATTAGGAACAGAGCTTTTAGATTTATTAGTTGAGCATAAACTTATAAAATCTAAAGGTGAAGGAAGAAAATTTGTAACTCAAAATGGATTAACAGCTGCAGATAATAAAGTAACAGATTTTGCTATGAAAATAACTGAAGATCTATTTAAAGATGGAGAATTTGTAGTAAAAATAGGAAAGAAAAAAATATATAGAGTAGTTCTAAAATAA
- a CDS encoding GNAT family N-acetyltransferase, giving the protein MEEKDIQNIYKYIHLDYVKKYFPDKEKEQWEAHKRWYSFVINSPTYLFYTIESLGREFLGTVKFEMKSKTQAIISIYLVKKIRGKGYSEAAIYYSIEELKFERPQVKKVCAYILDENEISKKIFLKNNFIFKGNKEYLGAEHLLFERKIT; this is encoded by the coding sequence ATGGAAGAAAAAGATATACAAAATATTTATAAATATATCCATCTAGATTATGTAAAAAAATATTTTCCTGATAAAGAAAAAGAGCAGTGGGAAGCACATAAAAGATGGTATTCTTTTGTGATAAACTCTCCCACATATCTTTTTTATACAATTGAAAGCTTAGGGAGAGAATTTTTAGGAACAGTAAAATTTGAAATGAAATCTAAAACTCAAGCTATAATAAGTATATACTTAGTAAAAAAAATAAGAGGAAAAGGATACTCAGAGGCAGCTATTTATTATAGTATAGAGGAGTTAAAATTTGAAAGACCTCAAGTAAAAAAAGTCTGTGCATATATTCTTGATGAAAATGAAATCTCTAAAAAAATTTTTTTAAAGAATAATTTTATCTTTAAGGGAAATAAGGAATATTTAGGAGCAGAACACCTTTTATTTGAAAGAAAAATAACTTAA
- the nth gene encoding endonuclease III: MTKKEKVINILEILNEKFGKPECALKYNTPFELLVAVILSAQCTDVRVNIVTSEMYKKVNTPEQFANLPVEEIEEMIKSTGFYRNKAKNIKLCSQQLLNEYNGEIPQEMDKLVKLAGVGRKTANVVRGEIWGLADGITVDTHVKRLSNLIGLTKNDDPIKIEQDLMKIVPRDSWIDFSHYLILQGRDKCIARRPKCQECEISGYCTYGKKKLINS; encoded by the coding sequence ATGACTAAAAAAGAAAAAGTTATAAATATTTTGGAAATACTGAATGAAAAATTTGGAAAACCAGAGTGTGCTTTAAAGTACAACACACCTTTTGAATTATTAGTAGCAGTAATTCTTTCAGCTCAATGTACAGATGTCAGAGTAAATATTGTAACTTCTGAGATGTATAAAAAAGTTAATACTCCAGAGCAATTTGCTAACTTACCTGTAGAAGAGATAGAAGAGATGATAAAAAGTACTGGTTTTTACAGAAATAAAGCAAAAAATATAAAATTATGTAGTCAACAGTTATTAAATGAGTATAATGGAGAAATACCGCAGGAGATGGATAAGCTTGTAAAGCTAGCAGGTGTTGGAAGAAAGACAGCCAATGTTGTTAGAGGAGAGATATGGGGACTTGCTGATGGTATAACAGTTGATACACATGTAAAAAGATTGAGTAATTTAATAGGTTTAACAAAAAATGATGATCCTATAAAAATAGAGCAAGATTTAATGAAGATTGTTCCAAGAGATAGCTGGATAGATTTTTCACATTATTTGATATTACAGGGAAGAGATAAGTGTATAGCAAGAAGACCAAAATGTCAAGAGTGCGAGATATCAGGTTATTGTACATATGGAAAAAAGAAATTAATTAATTCTTGA
- the nifS gene encoding cysteine desulfurase NifS — protein MKVYLDNNATTKMDKEVFEAMVPYLTEFYGNSSSLHLFGRETNKALNESRESIAKFLGAEPDEIIFTASGSESDNLAIRGIARAYKNRGKHIITSPIEHPAVKNTLKDLAEDGYEITTIPVDHNGVLDIEALKAAIKDDTILITVMHANNEVGSFQPIEEIGKIAKENRIIFHVDAVQTMGKLDIKPKEMGIDLLSFSGHKFYGPKGIAGLFWRNGVRFGKVLTGGGQEKKRRPGTSNIPGIVGMAKALELAYKDMAEEWKKEEELRNYLEDEIVKRIPEVVVNAKAVRRLPGTSSITFKYLEGESILLSLSYKGIAVSSGSACSSDELQASHVLLAMGIEPEFAHGTIRFGIGKYNTKEEIDYVIDSVVEVITKLRAISPLWNAYQENK, from the coding sequence ATGAAAGTTTATCTAGATAATAATGCAACTACTAAAATGGATAAAGAAGTTTTTGAGGCAATGGTTCCATATTTAACAGAGTTTTATGGAAACTCTTCAAGTTTACATCTATTTGGTAGAGAAACAAATAAGGCACTAAATGAATCAAGAGAAAGCATAGCTAAATTTTTAGGAGCTGAACCAGATGAGATAATCTTTACAGCTTCTGGAAGTGAGTCAGATAACCTTGCTATAAGAGGTATAGCTAGAGCTTATAAAAATAGAGGAAAACATATAATAACAAGTCCAATAGAGCACCCAGCTGTAAAAAATACATTAAAAGACTTAGCTGAAGATGGTTATGAGATAACCACTATACCAGTAGATCATAATGGTGTATTAGATATAGAGGCTTTAAAAGCAGCTATTAAAGATGATACTATATTAATAACTGTAATGCATGCTAACAATGAAGTTGGTTCATTTCAACCGATAGAAGAGATAGGAAAAATAGCTAAAGAAAATAGAATAATCTTCCATGTAGATGCAGTACAAACTATGGGAAAATTAGATATAAAACCAAAAGAGATGGGAATAGATTTATTATCATTCTCAGGACATAAGTTTTATGGACCAAAAGGAATAGCAGGATTATTCTGGAGAAATGGAGTAAGATTTGGAAAAGTTTTAACTGGTGGAGGGCAAGAGAAAAAAAGAAGACCAGGAACTTCAAATATTCCAGGAATAGTTGGAATGGCTAAAGCTCTTGAATTAGCTTATAAAGATATGGCTGAAGAGTGGAAAAAAGAAGAAGAATTAAGAAACTATCTTGAAGATGAAATTGTTAAAAGAATACCAGAAGTAGTGGTTAATGCAAAAGCTGTTAGAAGGTTGCCAGGGACTTCAAGTATTACATTTAAATATCTTGAAGGGGAATCTATACTTTTAAGTTTAAGTTATAAAGGAATAGCAGTAAGCTCAGGTTCTGCTTGCTCCTCAGATGAGTTGCAGGCATCTCATGTATTATTAGCTATGGGAATAGAACCAGAATTTGCTCATGGAACTATTAGATTTGGTATTGGAAAATATAATACAAAAGAAGAAATAGATTATGTAATTGATTCTGTTGTAGAAGTTATAACAAAATTAAGAGCTATATCACCTCTATGGAATGCTTATCAAGAAAATAAATAA